A genomic segment from Brevundimonas sp. SORGH_AS_0993 encodes:
- a CDS encoding DUF3089 domain-containing protein, whose product MRRMTARQWIGWIGLALILLLAAAVAVWRGDILRAALDPQVPFQTYRPPPALNYADPKAWALLDARAPGAGPADVFFVHSTTFDGGSEWNGPIGDDKSDAYLRRVVLPNYAGPFARAGAVSAPRYRQASLYTRLTLRDDAREARAFAYGDILAAFDAWLARHPQGPIVLAGVEQGAELLDRLIRERIAPDKAVRDRLVVAYLMDTIVAVENLPARIPACGDRHQTQCVVAWAQVGENDEAPARRRLRRAVVWDERGHLVDLNRGQPVCVNPVLGGTGEAVAPARLSRGATNATGLEWGARPALITREVRTQCREGLLRHSWPNLDSIRAGGSWADQRKARPYNLFYGDLEADVAERLALYATRTPG is encoded by the coding sequence ACATCCTGCGCGCCGCCCTGGATCCGCAGGTGCCGTTCCAGACCTACAGGCCGCCGCCGGCCCTGAACTACGCCGACCCGAAAGCCTGGGCGCTTCTGGACGCGCGTGCGCCGGGCGCAGGGCCGGCCGATGTCTTCTTCGTCCATTCGACAACCTTCGACGGCGGGTCGGAATGGAACGGCCCCATCGGCGACGACAAGTCCGACGCCTATCTGCGCCGGGTGGTCCTGCCCAACTACGCCGGGCCGTTCGCGCGGGCCGGGGCGGTCAGCGCGCCCCGCTATCGCCAGGCCAGCCTCTATACGCGCCTGACCCTCCGGGACGACGCGCGCGAGGCCCGGGCCTTCGCCTATGGCGACATACTGGCGGCGTTCGACGCCTGGCTGGCGCGTCATCCGCAAGGGCCCATCGTCCTGGCGGGGGTGGAGCAGGGGGCCGAACTGCTGGATCGGCTGATCCGCGAACGGATCGCGCCGGACAAGGCCGTGCGCGACCGGCTGGTGGTGGCCTATCTGATGGACACCATCGTGGCGGTCGAGAACCTGCCGGCGCGCATCCCCGCCTGCGGCGATCGCCACCAGACCCAGTGCGTCGTCGCCTGGGCCCAGGTGGGCGAAAACGACGAGGCGCCGGCGCGACGACGCCTGCGCCGCGCCGTGGTCTGGGACGAGCGCGGGCATCTGGTCGATCTGAACCGCGGTCAGCCGGTGTGCGTCAATCCGGTGCTGGGCGGGACCGGCGAGGCCGTGGCGCCCGCCCGGCTGAGCCGGGGCGCCACCAACGCCACGGGCCTGGAATGGGGCGCGCGTCCGGCCCTGATCACGCGCGAGGTCCGCACCCAATGCCGCGAGGGCCTGTTGCGGCACAGTTGGCCCAATCTGGACTCCATTCGCGCGGGCGGCAGCTGGGCGGATCAGAGAAAAGCCCGGCCTTACAATCTGTTCTACGGCGATCTTGAGGCCGACGTGGCGGAGCGACTGGCCCTCTACGCCACCCGGACGCCCGGATAA
- a CDS encoding SPFH domain-containing protein: MDVTTIFAGVVLLLAIALLFSVIKIVPQGREFTVERFGKYTKTLSPGIGFLTPFVERVGKRMNMMEQVLDVPTQEVITKDNAMVRVDGIVFIQVMDAARAAYRVDDLTYAISQLCMTNLRTVVGSMELDEVLSQRDSINTRLLHVIDAATEPWGVKVNRIEIKDLTPPADITNAMARQMKAERERRAVITEADGEKSAAIARAEGAKQAAILQAEGRKEAAFRDAEAREREAEAEARATAMVSEAIARGDVNAINYFVAQKYVEAFAELARSPQQRTVIVPSEMGALVGSIAGISELVGLAQGQQREAPARPTPPRRPAVPPSA, from the coding sequence ATGGATGTCACCACCATTTTCGCCGGCGTCGTGCTGCTGCTGGCGATCGCCTTGTTGTTCAGCGTCATCAAGATCGTGCCCCAGGGGCGCGAGTTCACCGTCGAGCGCTTCGGCAAATACACCAAGACCCTGAGCCCCGGCATCGGCTTTCTGACCCCGTTCGTGGAAAGGGTCGGCAAGCGGATGAACATGATGGAGCAGGTGCTGGACGTCCCGACCCAGGAGGTCATCACCAAGGACAACGCCATGGTGCGGGTCGACGGCATCGTCTTCATCCAGGTGATGGACGCCGCCCGCGCGGCCTATCGCGTCGACGACCTGACCTACGCCATCTCCCAGCTGTGCATGACCAACCTGCGGACCGTGGTGGGCTCCATGGAACTGGACGAGGTGCTGAGCCAGCGCGACAGCATCAACACCCGCCTGCTGCACGTCATCGACGCGGCGACCGAGCCGTGGGGCGTCAAGGTCAACCGGATCGAGATCAAGGACCTGACCCCGCCCGCCGACATCACCAACGCCATGGCCCGACAGATGAAGGCCGAACGCGAGCGCCGCGCCGTCATCACCGAGGCGGACGGCGAGAAGTCGGCCGCTATCGCCCGCGCCGAGGGCGCCAAACAGGCGGCCATCCTTCAGGCCGAGGGCCGCAAGGAAGCCGCCTTCCGCGACGCCGAGGCCCGGGAGCGCGAGGCCGAGGCCGAGGCCCGCGCCACCGCCATGGTGTCCGAAGCCATCGCGCGCGGCGATGTGAACGCCATCAACTATTTCGTCGCCCAGAAATACGTCGAAGCCTTCGCCGAACTGGCCCGCAGCCCGCAACAGCGCACGGTGATCGTGCCGTCGGAAATGGGCGCCCTGGTCGGCTCCATCGCCGGCATCAGCGAACTGGTCGGCCTGGCCCAGGGCCAGCAGCGCGAGGCCCCGGCGCGTCCGACGCCGCCGCGTCGCCCGGCCGTGCCGCCTTCGGCCTGA
- a CDS encoding NfeD family protein: MSVIADLYAAQPFWIWLAVGVLLLAVEAMFSTEWLLWPAVSAGVVAVMTAAGLRLGLPGEVAVFAVLTVIATLLSRRLIQKANPPTPDINDRDSRLIGQKAQVVQAFVGERGRVFVSGAEWPARIEGAAPDLGQDVVVTAIDGSLLTVRLAD; encoded by the coding sequence ATGTCCGTGATCGCCGATCTCTACGCCGCCCAGCCCTTCTGGATCTGGCTGGCCGTGGGCGTCCTGCTGCTGGCGGTGGAGGCGATGTTCTCGACCGAGTGGCTGTTATGGCCGGCGGTGTCGGCCGGCGTCGTCGCCGTCATGACGGCGGCCGGACTTAGGCTGGGGCTGCCCGGAGAGGTGGCGGTCTTCGCCGTCCTGACCGTGATCGCCACCCTGCTGTCGCGCCGCCTGATCCAGAAGGCCAATCCGCCCACGCCCGACATCAACGACCGCGACAGCCGGCTGATCGGCCAGAAGGCCCAGGTCGTTCAAGCCTTCGTCGGTGAACGGGGGCGCGTCTTCGTTTCGGGCGCCGAATGGCCGGCGCGGATCGAGGGCGCCGCCCCGGACCTGGGGCAGGATGTCGTGGTCACGGCCATCGACGGTTCGCTGCTGACCGTGCGCCTAGCGGACTGA
- a CDS encoding MFS transporter yields the protein MTAGSAPARSAAAEDGLPVPRRYWAIASIGLGMTLSVLDGAIANVALPSIAKDLQASAAASIWVVNAYQIAIAVALLPLASLGEIVGYRRVSQAGLVVFTLASLACTFADSIQTLSLARVLQGFGAAGIMSVNGALVRFTYPQRLLGRAVGINAVIVSLAAAAGPTIASAILAVGHWRWLFALNVPLGLLAAALAGFTLPRNPLQGRRLNWSGAALNAAAFGLAITGLQSLAHGEAAILGFGLTGAGLAAGVLLVRRERSRAAPLIPLDLMRRPMFSLSVATSVISFTAQMMAFVGLPFFLQNSLGLTAVQTGLLMSPWPLASMVAAPLAGYLSDRYSAGVLGAAGLTIFACGLMALSFLNVGASPFDIAWRMALCGAGFGFFQSPNNRAMLSEAPRERAGAAGGALGMARVVGQALGAVAVAFLLSAAPANGVGHGFQIAAVIALFGAVMSGARVRRQRAEPEKQVEAV from the coding sequence ATGACCGCCGGCTCCGCCCCCGCCAGGTCCGCCGCGGCCGAGGACGGCCTGCCTGTCCCGCGTCGCTATTGGGCCATCGCCTCCATCGGCCTGGGGATGACCCTGTCGGTGCTGGACGGGGCCATCGCCAATGTCGCCCTGCCGTCCATCGCCAAGGACCTCCAGGCGTCGGCGGCCGCTTCGATCTGGGTGGTGAACGCCTATCAGATCGCCATCGCGGTCGCCCTGCTGCCGCTGGCGTCGCTGGGCGAGATCGTCGGCTACAGGCGCGTGTCCCAGGCGGGTCTGGTGGTCTTCACCCTGGCGTCCCTGGCCTGCACCTTCGCCGATTCCATCCAGACCCTCAGCCTGGCGCGCGTGCTGCAGGGGTTCGGCGCAGCCGGAATCATGAGCGTGAACGGCGCCCTGGTGCGCTTCACCTATCCGCAGCGGCTGCTGGGCCGGGCGGTGGGGATCAATGCGGTGATCGTGTCCCTGGCCGCCGCCGCCGGACCGACCATCGCCAGCGCCATCCTGGCGGTCGGGCACTGGCGCTGGCTGTTCGCGCTGAACGTGCCCCTGGGCCTGCTGGCCGCGGCCCTGGCGGGCTTCACCCTGCCGCGCAATCCGCTGCAAGGCCGCCGGTTGAACTGGAGCGGGGCGGCGCTGAACGCCGCCGCCTTCGGCCTGGCGATCACCGGCCTGCAGTCCCTGGCGCATGGCGAGGCGGCGATCCTGGGCTTTGGCCTGACGGGCGCAGGGCTGGCGGCCGGGGTGCTGCTGGTCCGGCGCGAGCGGTCGCGCGCTGCGCCGCTGATCCCGCTGGACCTGATGCGGCGGCCGATGTTCAGCCTGTCGGTGGCCACCTCGGTCATTTCCTTCACGGCCCAGATGATGGCCTTCGTCGGCCTGCCGTTCTTCCTGCAGAACAGCCTGGGCCTGACGGCGGTGCAGACGGGCCTGCTGATGAGCCCCTGGCCCCTGGCCAGCATGGTCGCCGCGCCGCTGGCGGGTTATCTGTCGGATCGCTATTCGGCGGGGGTGCTGGGGGCGGCGGGCCTGACGATCTTCGCCTGCGGGCTGATGGCCTTGAGCTTCCTGAACGTCGGCGCCAGCCCCTTCGACATCGCCTGGCGCATGGCCCTGTGCGGAGCGGGGTTCGGTTTCTTCCAGTCGCCTAACAACCGCGCCATGCTGTCCGAAGCCCCGCGCGAGCGGGCCGGGGCGGCGGGCGGAGCCTTGGGCATGGCGCGGGTGGTGGGCCAGGCCCTGGGCGCCGTGGCCGTGGCCTTCCTGCTGTCGGCCGCGCCCGCCAACGGTGTGGGTCACGGCTTCCAGATCGCCGCCGTCATCGCCCTGTTCGGCGCGGTGATGAGCGGCGCGCGCGTCCGTCGCCAACGCGCCGAGCCGGAAAAGCAGGTCGAAGCGGTTTAG
- the rnhA gene encoding ribonuclease HI, which translates to MSLSDHVIIHTDGACKGNPGPGGWGAVLQAGGGHEKTLWGGEANTTNNRMELMAAIMALEALKRPCKVELHTDSKYVMQGITEWMRGWKARGWLTADKKPVKNADLWQRLDAARARHDVKWRWVKGHAGHVLNERADQLANRGCAELNRR; encoded by the coding sequence ATGAGTCTCTCCGATCACGTCATCATCCACACCGACGGCGCCTGCAAGGGCAATCCCGGCCCCGGCGGCTGGGGCGCGGTGCTGCAGGCGGGCGGCGGCCACGAGAAGACGTTGTGGGGCGGCGAGGCCAACACCACCAACAACCGCATGGAGCTGATGGCCGCCATCATGGCGCTGGAGGCGCTGAAGCGACCCTGCAAGGTCGAGCTGCACACCGACAGCAAATACGTCATGCAGGGAATCACCGAATGGATGCGCGGCTGGAAGGCGCGCGGCTGGCTGACCGCCGACAAGAAGCCGGTGAAGAACGCCGACCTGTGGCAAAGGCTGGACGCCGCCCGCGCCCGTCATGATGTCAAATGGCGCTGGGTGAAGGGCCACGCCGGCCATGTGCTGAACGAGCGCGCGGATCAACTGGCCAATCGCGGCTGCGCCGAACTGAACCGGCGGTAG
- a CDS encoding twin-arginine translocase TatA/TatE family subunit — protein MGSMSIWHWAIVIVVVAVLFGGRGKLSSIMGDAAKGIRAFKDGLSDDGKKDGPQDGVSSLPRTDAEKEELKR, from the coding sequence ATGGGCTCCATGAGCATCTGGCACTGGGCCATCGTCATCGTCGTGGTCGCCGTCCTGTTCGGCGGACGCGGCAAGCTGTCCAGCATCATGGGCGACGCCGCCAAGGGCATCCGCGCCTTCAAGGATGGCCTGTCGGACGACGGCAAGAAGGACGGCCCGCAGGACGGCGTCAGCTCCCTGCCGCGCACCGACGCCGAAAAGGAAGAGCTGAAGCGCTGA
- the tatB gene encoding Sec-independent protein translocase protein TatB codes for MGGLGPGVGGFEILVIGLVALLVVGPKDLPILMRRVGQMVGKARAMANEFRASFDEMARQSELDELRKEVEALRTGQGMYPLGAQADAAFKEINAGLTGPATPSVDPVALPEPVVTPAAAEWPDAPSPDPRPTAAAKPKAKRASPKTSAKPAARQTSAKAPASKPAAKTATKTTPAAKPKVTRKKAVEP; via the coding sequence ATGGGCGGGCTCGGCCCCGGAGTCGGGGGATTCGAAATTCTGGTGATCGGCCTGGTGGCCCTGCTTGTGGTGGGGCCAAAGGATTTGCCGATCCTGATGCGGCGCGTCGGCCAGATGGTCGGCAAGGCGCGCGCCATGGCCAATGAGTTCCGCGCCAGTTTCGACGAAATGGCGCGTCAGTCCGAGCTGGACGAACTGCGCAAGGAAGTCGAGGCGCTGCGGACGGGGCAGGGAATGTATCCCCTGGGCGCCCAGGCCGACGCCGCCTTCAAGGAAATCAACGCCGGACTGACCGGGCCCGCGACCCCGTCGGTCGATCCGGTCGCCCTGCCCGAGCCGGTCGTGACGCCGGCGGCGGCCGAATGGCCGGATGCGCCGTCGCCTGACCCCCGGCCCACCGCCGCCGCCAAGCCGAAAGCCAAGCGCGCGTCGCCGAAGACGAGCGCCAAACCGGCCGCGCGACAGACGTCCGCCAAGGCCCCGGCGTCCAAGCCGGCCGCCAAGACCGCGACCAAGACGACCCCGGCCGCCAAGCCCAAGGTCACACGCAAGAAGGCCGTCGAACCTTGA
- the tatC gene encoding twin-arginine translocase subunit TatC, with amino-acid sequence MDHLIELRSRLLICVIAFIVAFIGCFAFSETLYLFLVKPYVVSAAFHATVGPHGHVSPFNLILGTAGLIPVPDVDHNTVKLIYTAPLEILFTKMKLAGLGAVIVAFPVLAWQLYRFVAPGLYRNERGAFLPFLIAAPVLFVLGAALVYYVMLPFVMWFSLSQQIIGEGVAAELLPKVSDYLNLVTALILAFGLCFQLPVVMTLLGLAGLINSKLMAQSRRYAIVAVVVVAAFVTPPDPISQLMLAVPMVLLYEVSIWCVRIIELRRKKADALEAEVA; translated from the coding sequence ATGGATCATCTGATCGAGCTGCGGTCGCGGCTGCTGATCTGCGTGATCGCCTTCATCGTCGCCTTCATCGGCTGTTTCGCCTTTTCCGAGACGCTGTATCTGTTTCTGGTGAAGCCCTACGTCGTCTCCGCCGCCTTCCACGCCACGGTCGGGCCGCACGGCCATGTGTCGCCCTTCAACCTGATCCTGGGCACGGCGGGGCTGATTCCCGTGCCGGACGTCGATCACAACACGGTCAAGCTGATCTATACGGCGCCGCTGGAAATCCTGTTCACCAAGATGAAGCTGGCGGGCCTGGGCGCGGTGATCGTGGCCTTTCCGGTCCTGGCCTGGCAGCTGTACCGCTTCGTCGCGCCGGGCCTGTATCGCAACGAGCGGGGCGCCTTCCTGCCGTTCCTGATCGCGGCGCCGGTGCTGTTCGTGCTGGGCGCGGCGCTGGTCTATTATGTCATGCTGCCCTTCGTGATGTGGTTCTCGCTGAGCCAGCAGATCATCGGGGAGGGGGTGGCGGCCGAACTGCTGCCCAAGGTGTCGGACTATCTGAACCTGGTGACGGCGCTGATCCTGGCCTTCGGCCTGTGCTTCCAGCTGCCGGTGGTGATGACGCTGCTGGGCCTGGCCGGGCTGATCAACTCCAAGCTGATGGCCCAGAGCCGCCGCTACGCCATCGTCGCCGTGGTCGTGGTCGCCGCCTTCGTCACCCCGCCGGATCCCATCAGCCAGCTGATGCTGGCCGTGCCCATGGTGCTGCTCTACGAGGTCTCGATCTGGTGCGTCCGCATCATCGAACTGCGCCGGAAGAAGGCCGACGCCCTGGAAGCCGAAGTCGCCTGA
- the glnA gene encoding type I glutamate--ammonia ligase, translating to MSASKILKEIKENEVEYVDIRFTDTRGKLQHVTFDIDLVDEDFLNEGTMFDGSSIAGWKAINESDMLLKPDLTTAYIDPFYQQKTMFLFCDVLNPDTGEPYNRDSRSMAKKALAYVQSSGVGDAVYFGPEAEFFIFDDVRWSTQPHDTGYAYDSTELPANTGSEYSEGNMGHRPGPKGGYFPVNPVDSGQDLRGEMLGVMRDLGLQPEKHHHEVAPAQHELGLKFSDLLTMADRLQLYKYVIHNVAAAYGKTATFMAKPMFGDNGSGMHVHQSIWRDGKPLFAGDKYAGLSQECLWYIGGIIKHAKAINAFSNSTTNSYKRLVPGYEAPVKLAYSARNRSASIRIPHVSSPKAKRLEARFPDPMGNPYLTFVALLMAGLDGIENRIDPGAPADKNLYDLPPEERGSIPEVCGSLKEALENLDKDRAFLKKGGVMDDDFIDAYIALKEEEVARLQLHPHPVEFDMYYSC from the coding sequence ATGAGCGCCAGCAAGATCCTTAAAGAGATCAAGGAGAACGAGGTCGAATACGTCGACATTCGCTTCACCGACACGCGCGGCAAGCTGCAGCACGTCACCTTCGACATCGACCTGGTCGACGAAGACTTCCTGAACGAAGGCACGATGTTCGACGGCTCGTCGATCGCCGGCTGGAAGGCCATCAACGAGTCCGACATGCTGCTGAAGCCGGACCTGACCACGGCCTACATCGACCCCTTCTATCAGCAGAAGACGATGTTCCTCTTCTGCGACGTGCTGAACCCCGACACCGGCGAACCCTACAACCGCGACAGCCGCTCCATGGCCAAGAAGGCCCTGGCCTATGTCCAGTCTTCGGGCGTGGGCGACGCGGTCTATTTCGGCCCGGAAGCCGAGTTCTTCATCTTCGACGACGTGCGCTGGTCGACCCAGCCGCATGACACCGGCTACGCCTACGATTCGACGGAACTGCCGGCCAACACGGGCTCGGAGTATTCCGAGGGCAACATGGGCCACCGCCCTGGGCCGAAGGGCGGCTATTTCCCGGTCAACCCGGTCGACAGCGGCCAGGACCTGCGCGGCGAGATGCTGGGGGTCATGCGCGATCTGGGCCTGCAGCCCGAGAAGCACCACCACGAGGTGGCGCCGGCCCAGCACGAACTGGGTCTGAAGTTCTCGGACCTGCTGACCATGGCCGACCGTCTGCAGCTCTACAAATACGTCATCCACAACGTCGCCGCCGCCTATGGCAAGACCGCGACCTTCATGGCCAAGCCCATGTTCGGCGACAACGGCTCGGGCATGCACGTTCACCAGTCGATCTGGCGCGACGGCAAGCCGCTGTTCGCCGGCGACAAATACGCCGGCCTGTCGCAGGAGTGTCTGTGGTACATCGGCGGCATCATCAAACACGCCAAGGCCATCAACGCCTTCTCCAACTCGACCACCAACAGCTACAAGCGTCTGGTGCCGGGCTATGAGGCGCCGGTGAAACTGGCCTATTCGGCGCGCAACCGTTCGGCCTCGATCCGCATTCCGCACGTCTCGTCGCCCAAGGCCAAGCGTCTGGAAGCCCGCTTCCCCGATCCGATGGGCAACCCCTATCTGACCTTCGTGGCCCTGCTGATGGCGGGCCTGGACGGCATCGAGAACCGCATCGACCCGGGCGCGCCCGCCGACAAGAACCTCTACGACCTGCCGCCGGAAGAACGCGGCTCGATCCCCGAGGTCTGCGGCTCGCTGAAGGAAGCCCTGGAGAACCTCGACAAGGACCGCGCCTTCCTCAAGAAGGGCGGCGTCATGGACGACGACTTCATCGACGCCTACATCGCGCTGAAGGAAGAAGAAGTCGCCCGCCTGCAACTGCATCCGCACCCGGTCGAGTTCGACATGTACTATAGCTGCTGA
- a CDS encoding P-II family nitrogen regulator: MKKIEAIIKPFKLDDVKEALQDVGVQGMTVLEAKGYGRQKGHSELYRGAEYVIDFLPKIKIEVVVANDLAPAVVEAIQTSARTGKIGDGKIFVSDVADVIRIRTGETGAQAV; encoded by the coding sequence ATGAAGAAAATCGAAGCCATCATCAAGCCCTTCAAGCTGGATGACGTCAAGGAAGCGCTCCAGGACGTGGGCGTGCAAGGCATGACGGTGCTGGAGGCCAAGGGATATGGCCGCCAGAAAGGCCATTCGGAACTGTATCGCGGGGCCGAATACGTCATCGACTTCCTGCCCAAGATCAAGATCGAGGTCGTCGTCGCCAACGACCTCGCGCCCGCCGTCGTCGAGGCCATCCAGACCTCGGCGCGAACGGGCAAGATCGGCGACGGCAAGATCTTCGTCTCCGACGTGGCCGATGTGATCCGCATCCGCACCGGCGAGACCGGAGCCCAGGCCGTCTGA
- a CDS encoding NAD(P)H-hydrate dehydratase: MVVVSGRAHQTGAARLAARAGLRIGAGVVRILCPPDAAPVIAPAIEAVMLTPFGSADALGREVETADAVVIGPAAGLDDATVLNLQAVALSGAVLVIDADALTMFKDRSAELFALLDRDDVLTPHEGEFERLFPGLLAQGRDTAALEAARRAQAVVVLKGAETIIASPDGRIRKNPNGSPWLATAGSGDVLAGMIGGLIAQRMSSFDAASAAVWLHSETAAVFGPGLISEDLPETLPKVLRALWIQNLPQ, translated from the coding sequence CTGGTCGTCGTGTCGGGCCGGGCGCACCAGACGGGCGCCGCGCGGCTGGCGGCGCGGGCCGGTCTGCGGATTGGCGCGGGCGTGGTGCGAATCCTGTGTCCGCCGGACGCGGCCCCGGTTATCGCGCCGGCGATCGAGGCCGTCATGCTGACGCCGTTCGGTTCGGCCGACGCCTTGGGCCGCGAGGTCGAGACGGCGGACGCCGTCGTCATCGGACCGGCCGCCGGGCTGGACGACGCGACGGTCCTGAATCTGCAGGCCGTGGCGCTGAGCGGCGCGGTGCTGGTCATCGACGCCGACGCCCTGACGATGTTCAAGGATCGCAGCGCGGAACTGTTCGCCCTTCTGGACCGCGACGACGTCCTGACCCCGCACGAGGGCGAGTTCGAGCGGCTGTTTCCCGGCCTGCTGGCCCAGGGGCGCGACACGGCGGCCCTGGAAGCCGCCAGACGCGCCCAGGCCGTGGTCGTGCTGAAGGGCGCGGAGACGATCATCGCATCGCCCGACGGTCGTATCCGCAAAAACCCCAACGGCTCGCCCTGGCTGGCGACCGCCGGGTCCGGCGACGTCCTGGCCGGGATGATCGGCGGCCTGATCGCCCAGCGGATGTCCAGTTTCGACGCCGCCAGCGCCGCAGTCTGGCTGCACAGCGAGACCGCGGCGGTGTTCGGGCCCGGCCTGATCTCAGAAGACCTGCCTGAAACCCTGCCGAAGGTCTTGAGAGCGCTATGGATTCAGAATCTGCCTCAATGA
- a CDS encoding rhodanese-related sulfurtransferase — translation MSSPHGPYRIAALYRFAVVSDCEAVRARLQKLCEAGEARGTLLVAREGLNGTIAGPQAGVDAVVAGIRAMPGFDALEVKYAWADTPPFLRLKVRIKSEIVTMGQPDLDPATNAGAYVSPADWNALIADPETLVIDTRNTYEGRIGAFEGAVQPDTDSFRDFPDWFRTEGQALLEARRPKRVAMYCTGGIRCEKSTAFLKSEGVEAVYHLQGGILNYLETMDEADSLWRGECFVFDERVSVGHGLTPGDHSLCRACRMPVDAAGRASPHYVEGVSCEQCWSARDADQRARYAERQRQVEIARQRGLDHIGARQGDDG, via the coding sequence ATGTCATCCCCCCACGGCCCCTACAGGATCGCCGCCCTCTATCGGTTCGCCGTCGTGTCGGATTGCGAAGCCGTCAGGGCGCGCCTTCAGAAGCTGTGCGAGGCGGGCGAGGCGAGGGGAACCCTTCTGGTCGCCCGCGAGGGCCTGAACGGCACCATTGCTGGCCCCCAGGCCGGCGTCGACGCGGTCGTGGCTGGCATCCGCGCCATGCCGGGCTTCGACGCGCTGGAGGTCAAATACGCCTGGGCTGACACGCCGCCGTTCCTGCGTCTGAAGGTCCGCATCAAGTCCGAGATCGTCACCATGGGCCAGCCGGACCTTGATCCGGCGACGAACGCCGGCGCCTATGTCTCGCCGGCCGACTGGAACGCCCTGATCGCCGATCCCGAGACCCTGGTGATCGATACGCGCAATACCTACGAGGGCCGCATCGGCGCCTTCGAAGGGGCGGTGCAGCCCGACACCGACAGTTTCCGCGACTTTCCCGACTGGTTCCGCACCGAGGGCCAGGCCCTGCTGGAGGCCCGTCGACCCAAGCGCGTCGCCATGTACTGCACCGGCGGCATCCGCTGCGAAAAATCCACGGCCTTCCTCAAGTCCGAGGGCGTGGAGGCCGTTTACCATCTTCAGGGCGGCATTCTGAACTATCTTGAGACTATGGATGAGGCAGACAGCCTATGGCGCGGCGAATGCTTCGTTTTTGATGAGCGCGTCTCGGTCGGCCACGGCCTGACGCCGGGCGACCACAGCCTGTGCAGGGCCTGTCGCATGCCGGTCGACGCCGCCGGGCGCGCGTCGCCGCATTATGTGGAGGGCGTCAGTTGCGAACAATGCTGGTCCGCACGCGACGCCGACCAGCGCGCACGCTACGCCGAGCGCCAGCGCCAGGTCGAAATCGCCCGCCAGCGCGGCCTGGACCACATTGGCGCGCGACAGGGCGACGACGGTTAG
- a CDS encoding ETC complex I subunit produces the protein MLARIYRPAKTAMQSGKAKSRDWRLEFEPASARTLDPLMGWTSSTDMNGQVRLSFETKEEAVAYAERHGIPFRLHEPNDPPVIIKAYADNFATNRKQPWTH, from the coding sequence ATGCTCGCCCGCATCTACCGCCCGGCCAAGACCGCGATGCAGTCGGGCAAGGCCAAGAGCCGCGATTGGCGCCTGGAGTTCGAACCGGCTTCGGCCCGCACCCTGGATCCGTTGATGGGCTGGACCAGCTCCACCGACATGAACGGCCAGGTCCGTCTGTCCTTCGAAACCAAGGAAGAGGCGGTCGCCTACGCCGAACGCCACGGCATTCCCTTCCGTCTGCATGAGCCGAACGATCCGCCGGTCATCATCAAGGCCTATGCCGACAACTTCGCCACCAACCGCAAGCAACCCTGGACGCACTGA
- a CDS encoding DUF192 domain-containing protein, protein MTRATRRFVLACMTALTLAGCAAKAPMGPDGQPLERLAVVTASGEHAFWVEIADEERERQRGLMFRPPLADDRGMLFQWPGEPAGEKSFWMRNTPSSLDILYINPQGRIVSIASHATPFSEAPIPSNGAVNGVLELRAGMAEQIGAKAGDRVLHHYFKP, encoded by the coding sequence ATGACCCGCGCGACGAGACGTTTTGTTCTGGCCTGCATGACCGCGTTGACCCTGGCGGGCTGTGCGGCCAAGGCGCCCATGGGGCCGGACGGCCAGCCGCTGGAACGTCTGGCCGTCGTCACCGCCTCGGGCGAGCACGCCTTCTGGGTCGAGATCGCGGATGAGGAGCGCGAGCGTCAGCGGGGCCTGATGTTCCGCCCGCCGCTGGCCGACGATCGCGGCATGCTGTTCCAGTGGCCGGGCGAACCCGCCGGCGAAAAGAGCTTCTGGATGCGCAACACGCCCAGTTCGCTCGACATCCTCTATATCAATCCACAGGGGCGAATCGTCTCCATCGCCAGCCACGCCACGCCCTTCTCCGAAGCGCCCATTCCGTCGAACGGAGCGGTCAACGGCGTCTTGGAACTACGCGCCGGCATGGCCGAGCAGATCGGCGCCAAGGCCGGCGACCGGGTTTTGCATCATTATTTCAAGCCTTGA